One stretch of Ipomoea triloba cultivar NCNSP0323 chromosome 8, ASM357664v1 DNA includes these proteins:
- the LOC116027627 gene encoding ubiquitin carboxyl-terminal hydrolase 19-like, producing MVAAAVCDVVQVAVSLALMVVAKVRLSLANVYFLKMLPLLYDAGYHLDNFVLLCLRLDQMFQFWHIKSNSFGGWLRSKIECMRCGGKYEKYERMMDLIVEIYGDVVTLEEALKQCSRTEVLDGENKYHCSRCKSYEKARKKMKVLEAPNVLTIPLKRYQSGKFGKLNKPVTFPEILNLALYMSGTSDKSPIYQLYGVIVHLDAKNAAFSGHYICYVKNFQNKWFRVDDSTRGHTYFFMLGDDYLSDNSSSPLFSEVGTCSSSTDSSHRDSISIDDYFEICGDPGGVWRNSSDSDASSSSSPSPLYSRHSQYADMEATGYSIFSKCRTNSECAGITRSRDVGSCENKGSVPFSHLNLTKH from the exons ATGGTAGCTGCGGCGGTGTGCGACGTCGTTCAGGTGGCGGTGAGCTTGGCGTTGATGGTTGTTGCGAAG GTGAGATTAAGTTTAGCCAATGTTTACTTTCTAAAGATGTTGCCACTACTATATGATGCTGGATACCATTTAGACAAT TTTGTATTATTATGCTTACGTTTAGACCAAATGTTTCAGTTCTGGCATATCAAGAGCAATTCCTTTGGAGGCTGGCTCCGCTCAAAG ATTGAGTGCATGAGGTGTGGAGGCAAATATGAGAAGTATGAAAGAATGATGGACCTTATAGTTGAGATATATGGTGATGTTGTAACTCTGGAAGAGGCTCTAAAACAATGCTCACGCACTGAGGTGTTAGATGGTGAAAACAAGTACCACTGCAGCAG ATGCAAATCCTATGAAAAGGCTAGAAAGAAGATGAAAGTGCTGGAGGCCCCTAATGTCCTTACTATTCCCTTGAAGAGATATCAG TCAGGCAAATTTGGCAAGCTGAATAAGCCGGTAACATTTCCTGAAATTCTGAATTTGGCCCTATACATGAGTGGAACAAGCGACAAGTCACCAATTTACCAGCTCTATGGAGTTATAGTTCATTTGGATGCTAAGAATGCTGCATTTTCTGGTCACTACATTTGTTATGTCaagaattttcaaaataagtggTTCAGAGTCGATGACAGCACG AGAGGGCATACATACTTCTTTATGCTAG GTGATGACTATCTGAGTGACAATTCATCATCTCCTCTTTTTTCCGAGGTTGGTACTTGTAGTTCGAGCACAGACAGTAGCCACAGGGATTCTATAAGCATTGACGACTATTTTGAAATATGTGGCGACCCTGGAGGTGTTTGGAGAAATTCTTCAGATTCCGACGCATCTTCCTCATCCTCTCCTTCTCCCTTGTATTCAAGGCATTCACAGTATGCTGACATGGAGGCAACTGGATATTCGATCTTCTCAAAATGCAGAACCAACAGCGAATGTGCAGGAATAACCCGGAGCAGAGATGTTGGGAGTTGTGAAAACAAGGGAAGTGTTCCTTTCTCCCATCTTAACTTGACTAAACATTAG